One Brassica napus cultivar Da-Ae chromosome C2, Da-Ae, whole genome shotgun sequence DNA window includes the following coding sequences:
- the LOC106425683 gene encoding BTB/POZ and MATH domain-containing protein 5-like — MSGSNPDRASSPTSSRSVTKTVNGSHQFVIRGYRLAKGMGVGKHIASDNFSVGGYQWEIFFFPDGKNPEDNSAYVSVFIALASEGSEVRALFELSLVDQSGKGNHKVHSHFERTLDTGPYTLKYKGSMWGYKRFIRRTQLETSDFLKDDCLIINCTVGVVVSEVQRPQLHSVRVPDSEIGSHFGVLLDSMEGSDVTFDIAGEKFQAHKLVLAARSPFFKSKILNELGANNTEVTINDLEPKVFKALLQFMYRDSLPEDVEPVTTLTFEFLTLPEIYETLVVKLLEAAEKYGMNRLRLLCEARICKGVSVKSVAKILALADRYKATELKSACLLFTAENLAAVLETDAYKEMKDECLTLQSELLKAVAGYEEEGSHSSGEDKSQSVWAQLSDGGGDISSRHVRQRTI, encoded by the exons ATGTCCGGATCCAATCCGGATCGGGCTTCATCCCCGACGAGCTCGAGATCGGTGACGAAGACGGTGAACGGGTCGCACCAATTCGTGATACGAGGGTACAGGTTAGCGAAAGGGATGGGCGTCGGGAAGCACATAGCGAGCGATAACTTCTCCGTCGGGGGATACCAGTGGGAGATCTTCTTCTTCCCGGACGGCAAGAATCCGGAGGATAACTCCGCTTACGTCTCCGTCTTCATCGCGTTGGCCAGCGAGGGTAGTGAAGTCAGGGCGCTTTTCGAGCTCTCTCTTGTTGATCAAAGCGGCAAGGGGAATCACAAGGTTCATAGCCATTTCGAGCGGACGCTTGACACTGGGCCTTATACTCTCAAATACAAAGGAAGCATGTG GGGATACAAGCGTTTCATCAGACGTACCCAGCTTGAGACGTCTGACTTTCTCAAAGACGATTGCTTGATAATCAACTGTACGGTTGGAGTTGTGGTTTCGGAGGTACAGCGCCCACAGTTACACTCTGTTCGCGTCCCTGATTCAGAAATTGGATCACATTTTGGAGTTTTGCTGGATAGCATGGAAGGTTCTGATGTCACTTTCGACATTGCTGGCGAGAAGTTTCAAGCTCACAAACTAGTCCTCGCTGCTAGATCTCCGTTTTTCAAGTCTAAAATTCTCAATGAGCTTGGAGCAAACAATACAGAGGTTACTATCAACGATCTGGAACCTAAGGTTTTCAAG GCTCTGCTACAGTTCATGTATAGAGATTCTCTTCCGGAAGATGTGGAGCCTGTGACGACTCTTACATTTGAATTCTTAACACTGCCTGAAATATACGAGACATTGGTTGTAAAGCTCTTAGAAGCTGCGGAGAAGTATGGCATGAATAGGCTCAGGTTGTTGTGTGAAGCTCGCATCTGCAAAGGCGTATCAGTAAAATCCGTCGCCAAGATCTTAGCGTTGGCTGACAGATATAAAGCTACAGAACTAAAGAGCGCCTGCCTATTATTCACTGCCGAGAACCTAGCAG CTGTTCTGGAGACAGACGCTTACAAAGAGATGAAGGATGAATGTCTGACCCTCCAATCCGAGCTCCTGAAGGCGGTGGCTGGTTACGAGGAGGAAGGCAGCCATAGCAGCGGAGAAGACAAATCTCAGAGCGTGTGGGCCCAACTATCAGACGGCGGTGGGGATATCAGCAGCCGACATGTTAGACAACGAACCATTTAG